The genomic window ACCGTGAAGCTGCTGTCCGCCGTCGCCGTCGGCGGTACGAGCGCGGCCCCGGCCGCGGCCCCTCGCGCGGGAGGCGGCGGAGGGGGCTGTTGCGGAGGCGGCTGCTGCGGCTGACCGCCCACCACCCGAGCAGGAAGGTGTGCGGCCGCCTTCAGGGTGTGCCTTCAGTTCGGCGCCTTCAGGGTGGTGCCTTCAGGCTGCCTTCAGCTGGGGTTTTCTAGCGTTGCACGGCATGGACCACGTCATCGAGAGCGCCGCCGTGAGCAGCGCACCCGGCTGGATCAACGGGCTCATGGACACGCTGGGTGCACCCGGCGCGGGCATCGCCGTCGCCTTGGAGAACCTCTTCCCGCCGCTGCCCAGCGAATTCATCCTGCCCCTGGCGGGCTTCGCCGCCGCGACTGGCCGGATGGACCTTCTCGCCGCGCTGCTGTGGACGACGCTCGGCTCGGTGACGGGCGCTCTCGCGCTGTACGGGGCCGGGGCGCTGCTGGGCCGGGACCGCATGGTCGCGATCGCGGTGCGCATGCCGCTGGTGAATCCGGCGGACATCGAGCGCACGGAGGCGTGGTTCGCGCGGCACGGCACGAAGGCGGTCCTCTTCGGCCGGATGATCCCGGTCTTCCGCAGCCTGATATCCGTGCCGGCGGGGATCGAGCGGATGCCGCTGCCGGTGTTCCTGGCGCTGACGACGCTGGGCAGTGCGGTGTGGAACACGGTGTTCGTGCTCGCGGGGTACGCACTGGGCGACAACTGGCAGGAGGTGACGGGCTATGTCGAGGCGTACTCGAAGGTGGTCGTAGCAGCCGCGGGGGTGGCAGTGCTGGTCTTGGTAGCGGTGCGCGTGCTGAAGCGGGGGCGGGGGGCGCGGCGGGGGTAGCGCGTGTGCGGTGGGCGCGGGACGCACCTCGCGCCCACCGCACACCCCCTCAACCCCACTCCCCCTCAACCGCGCACCGCCTAACCGCGCGCCCCCTCCGCCGAGACCGAGACGGAGGCCGCGACGGAGGCCGGCGCCGGCAGCAGCGGTGCCGGCAGGGAGGCCGCACCGGCGGCCGTCGTCGTGAAGCGGCGCAGGATCTCCTCGCCCGCCGCGACACCACGCTCCGGAAGCACCGTGACGTGCGGCGCCGACCAGCCCGTGTCGGCGAGTTCGCCGTGGGACGGGCGCCAGGCGTGGTCGGCGGTGAGGAGGAGATCGGCGTCGAGGAGGGAGTCGCCGGCCGCCAGGACCACCTCCGCGCCGGTGCGGCGGACGAGTTCATGGACGGCCGCGCTCTTGGTGAGGGGCTTGGGGACGGCGTAGATCTTGCGGCCCTGGAGGGAGACCGTCCAGCCCTTCGCCTGCGCCCACACGGAGAGCTCTTCCAGCCAGCCCTCCGGCAACTGCGCGC from Streptomyces formicae includes these protein-coding regions:
- a CDS encoding FmdB family zinc ribbon protein; amino-acid sequence: MPRYEYRCRSCDDTFELSRPMAESSAPAVCPAGHEDTVKLLSAVAVGGTSAAPAAAPRAGGGGGGCCGGGCCG
- a CDS encoding DedA family protein; translated protein: MDHVIESAAVSSAPGWINGLMDTLGAPGAGIAVALENLFPPLPSEFILPLAGFAAATGRMDLLAALLWTTLGSVTGALALYGAGALLGRDRMVAIAVRMPLVNPADIERTEAWFARHGTKAVLFGRMIPVFRSLISVPAGIERMPLPVFLALTTLGSAVWNTVFVLAGYALGDNWQEVTGYVEAYSKVVVAAAGVAVLVLVAVRVLKRGRGARRG